A window of the Lolium perenne isolate Kyuss_39 chromosome 7, Kyuss_2.0, whole genome shotgun sequence genome harbors these coding sequences:
- the LOC127316394 gene encoding uncharacterized protein, which yields MDFCKNLWVLDMNNTNWELDLTPEIIEQMAANIREVHIKKGRFWHINFAWRQLQNLHKLRLIEPTCPWETGEKDEFTNMVKLEFLDLSGNSIMQVMPSLSGATILKTLVLDGCVGLVHVGPEGLPPLLETFSLDAGPIVDQSKGAKISRICLASCARLVEFRLCGALLNLEEIDLSGTMVKTLVLKDDVVLAPSLQKIILLGCLQLHAILWPKNGLSKLNVLQIQSLVCYVRIELQQTYATVMDKRFLQSLVLEHINEFVWKSNRFHLTLCVSNTARVEEESYKKEKTGPGSSRQICPPRPISLIPSTYSTYIEVDIDNIAIYHHLNKSAPQFQPLGYHVQIGEGISSTRLETLQGMKTIIFVMRMAESMHVHDNSFITTTVPEDILTMEETELYWRYLKQCHVARCPKMQTVFITNYSNYCFDKIETFRADDLLMVQCIWTNGKISSARDTLSFTKLKSIHLYSCPRLRFALPLSWNAPGSYFPNLETLHIVNCGDMKGVFPVEPMFLTKIATDQRKGVLEFPKLRHIYMHELYMLQHICEANIFAPKLETVRLRGCWGLRRLPSVAQDSRPVVDCEKNWWEKLEWDGLEAGHDPSLFKPHHSSHYKKPLPRVSVLR from the coding sequence CAGAGATTATAGAGCAGATGGCCGCAAACATTAGGGAGGTACATATAAAGAAGGGAAGGTTTTGGCATATCAATTTTGCATGGAGACAACTACAAAACCTTCACAAGCTTCGATTAATTGAGCCTACATGTCCTTGGGAGACTGGGGAAAAGGATGAATTCACAAATATGGTGAAGTTGGAGTTCCTCGACCTGTCTGGGAATAGTATAATGCAAGTCATGCCGAGTTTATCAGGAGCAACAATCCTTAAGACTCTCGTTCTAGATGGTTGTGTTGGGTTGGTTCATGTTGGCCCCGAAGGACTACCTCCATTACTTGAAACATTCAGCTTAGATGCGGGACCAATAGTTGATCAAAGTAAGGGAGCTAAAATCTCTCGTATCTGTTTGGCTAGTTGTGCAAGATTGGTGGAGTTCAGGTTGTGTGGAGCCCTTCTAAATCTTGAGGAGATAGATCTATCTGGCACAATGGTCAAAACACTTGTGCTCAAAGATGATGTGGTCCTGGCCCCAAGTCTCCAAAAAATCATTCTATTGGGATGTTTGCAGCTCCATGCCATTCTATGGCCAAAAAATGGTTTGTCAAAACTCAATGTGTTACAAATTCAGTCTTTGGTGTGCTATGTCCGAATAGAGCTTCAACAAACATACGCTACTGTAATGGACAAAAGGTTTCTTCAATCCTTGGTATTAGAACATATCAATGAGTTTGTTTGGAAGAGTAATAGGTTCCATTTAACCCTATGTGTCTCTAATACCGCTAGAGTTGAAGAAGAAAGTTATAAGAAGGAGAAGACTGGCCCTGGCAGCAGCAGGCAAATATGTCCGCCTCGACCCATATCATTAATCCCCAGTACATATAGCACCTACATTGAAGTTGATATTGATAACATAGCTATTTATCATCACCTCAACAAAAGTGCACCTCAGTTTCAGCCATTGGGCTACCATGTGCAGATTGGTGAGGGAATTAGCAGCACTAGATTGGAGACCCTGCAAGGAATGAAGACTATCATCTTTGTGATGAGAATGGCAGAGTCGATGCATGTTCACGACAATtctttcatcaccaccaccgtcccTGAAGACATACTCACCATGGAAGAGACGGAGCTTTATTGGAGATATTTGAAACAGTGTCATGTTGCGAGATGCCCGAAGATGCAGACAGTCTTCATCACTAACTATAGTAATTATTGCTTTGATAAAATTGAGACCTTTCGGGCTGATGATCTACTGATGGTACAATGCATTTGGACCAATGGAAAGATAAGTAGTGCTAGAGACACTCTTTCATTCACGAAATTGAAGAGTATACATCTATACTCCTGCCCGAGGCTCAGATTTGCTCTTCCATTATCGTGGAATGCTCCAGGTTCATATTTTCCCAACTTAGAGACCCTCCACATCGTCAATTGTGGTGATATGAAGGGTGTTTTCCCTGTGGAGCCCATGTTTCTTACAAAAATAGCAACCGACCAGAGAAAAGGAGTATTGGAATTCCCAAAGTTGAGGCACATCTACATGCATGAGCTGTATATGCTCCAACATATATGTGAAGCCAATATTTTTGCTCCTAAACTTGAAACCGTCAGGCTCAGGGGCTGTTGGGGTCTCAGGCGCCTCCCATCTGTCGCCCAAGATAGCCGGCCCGTCGTGGACTGCGAGAAGAATTGGTGGGAGAAGCTGGAGTGGGACGGACTGGAGGCCGGCCACGACCCTTCCCTCTTCAAGCCGCACCACTCTTCACACTACAAGAAGCCCCTACCTAGAGTCTCGGTGCTCAGGTGA